The genomic region TGGATGAAACAGTGCTTACCAAAACCCAGGAGGAAGATATATGCTAGAAATAGGTCATACAGGTCAAACAAACGACACATCAAATGAATCAGTAGTAGCTATATTATTTTTTTTGTTGCACATTGCAAAAATGCAAAATAATTTTCATGTGCTAATTTCCAAAGTAGGCAGACACATGAGAAAACAGAGGTAGGTACCTTTGCTATCTGTTCAACAGTCTTGAAGCAACTTCCTCCCCTATAGTGTTCGGATCAGCATCAGTCTGATTTCCATCAAGGGTAATGACCAACAATAGTAGAAGGCCTTCATATTAATTGCTAATTTAGCAGCTAGTTAAAGAAGAACAATAAACTTTACGGGCAAAATTAAGAGCTAAAACTCGGGAACAATAATATACTATCAAAATTATTAAGAGCTAAAATTCAGGAACAATAACATACTAATGAATGGGTCTGCACCAGCTGATTGTATCGTAGTAGAGCATAACCAGCTAGCAGAATAGGAATACTAAGGACACTGTTATGATTTCCTAAGCAAAATCACAAAGTTGGACATTTACTCCAATGGCTTCTACCTCACAAAATAAAAGTATATTTTGGAGTTGATTAGATAATTGTAGGCTTATGAATGACTGAATGAACACAATTTTCTAAACATGAGGCAAACCTGTTTGTGATTGATTGCAAGAGTGCAGAGAGCTGCAGCGACGAGCTCATTCCTCGACAGAACACCAGCAATTGCTCCAAGCGTAAGTCCAAGGCTAATGCAATTACACTGCAATACAACACCTAGTTGTCAGCCTACAAACAAAATGCAACACAAAGCACTCTGCTAGTCCACGCACTTGCCCCACCTAAATCACACACATTATTAGTGCAGTAAAACGCACCTGAAAATGGCCATGATCGATCAATACCAAGCAAGGACTGCTCAGGACCATGGCTAGCAGCCACATCCACCCCTCCCGTCTCTCCTCTCCACTAATACCGACTCCAAGTTTGATGTACGCCCACACAAACCACAAAGCAGCTGGGAAGAACACCAACAGATCTGATGACAGCACCGTCCACCGCATCAGCAACTTCCTAGTGGACCACCCTTGTCACTACATGTGCATGAACCGCCAAGGAATTCTGGCAGCTCACTGAGAAAAAACAAGCAATATTAAATGTTGGTATGCTGAAGCTAGGAAACAGCTAAAGGGAACAAGTTCAGATGAACACAGCTATGAGTACCTCGAATCTATTACTTCAAGAAGCATGCTCTGGTAGTTCGAACCAAGCACCTACACGGAAGAAACAAAAACTAATGATTGTGCTACCAAACAAGTGTCCACTAAAGGATGGTATACAATTTATGGGCCTTACATGAATCTTGGATGAAGTTTTTGGGTCAAGGAAGCCCTTCACGCTGTTCCAGATCCACTTAAATCCACTGCCAGCGTTCACAACAAACATTTGGTGGAGTGTCTGCATTCATCACATATTACTTAACTGGGTCAACAGGGAAAATGCCAAGAGAACATATTACCCATTGAAAAGAATAATTACCTCGGGATAATAGTCGCTATCAATCTTCTGCATCCGGTGCACAAGTTCTCTTGCAGTCTTGGAGAAATTCTTAAACCCCTAAAGAAATCAATAACAATCAAACTGAATAAACTACAAACGGATATGTATTCTGTAAGCACCAAGCAAAACTTAAAAATGACTGAATCGATAGAAGTTGATATATTTGGGAGGGAAAGAAGCATACTTTAAAAGGAAAGAAGTAGCAACAAACCTCAACGAGTAGAAAATATATGTCGACTCCTTTGGGGGCAAAATGACTGTTGGACCGAAGATCAATGCGAactgcaaaacaagagcaaaaaACATGGAAAATCATTCAGCCAATATGTTGGTTACACAGTTGATGGGGTAAGCTAGATATCATGGGGAGGAGAGAAAAACATTGCTAAAGCACAAAGAAAAACTGAGGCAAGGGATTTCAAAGCAAATGAAGGTTCTGAATATCTGCAAAGATCTAGCACCTGCTGATTTAGCTGAGGACGAAGTTCTGTTGCAAACGGTTTTAGTGAACAGTGGTAACTGGTAAGATATAGGAAATGGAGAGAAGGAGGGGAGCAGGTGCTAAGGGAGTGGTAACTGCACATAATCGTTGTGGCAAGGTTTTTGAAGCGAGTAGCTGAGCCTCGGCAGTCAGTAATTTCTACTGTTGCTTCGCCACCCTCAGCACGCGATGAAGTTGTTGTTCTGAACATACAGCTGGTTCACAGTAATTGAAAAGCCTATACCAGAAAATATGCCCCCACTAAATGCATTATCAGCAACATCAATTATTTGAACAGTAATATTTCAATACTATGTTTGTGGCACTTGCGAGCTATCATTTCTTGCAAGCACTCTTTTTTTGTGAAATGCTTATTGATTTGAAGGTGCTTTCAGATCATGTTTCCTTCAATACTGCCTTGGGAAACATTAAGGATGCTTGTTTCATCAGGTGACTTCACATCAAGATCGATTCCAAATCTACTGGTATTACTTGATTTTTTGACTGTGTTGTTAGCTGCTTCTGCTGTGCTGTTTTCAATGTTTAAAATGCATTCATTTCCGTACTTTGATACTGCATTTTGTGCTACTGATTTGTGCCATTCTGATCTGGCCTCAAGTTCTAGGAGCAGCTAAGTCATATGGACCACAAACAGTAATATACAATGAGGTCCCTCCTTGATGTAATTGTATGCATAGGAGGAGCTTGTTTCTAATAGTGTGCTGATGCAGTCTGTGCCACTTAAACACTATCTTCGTGGGCCTGTTTTTCTGATGAAATGGATGCAGCAAAGGATTTAGATGACCTTCTCTTAACACTCTGAGACCTAAGTTTGAAAAGATTCTGGGAATTCTTCAATATTAACTTCCATGTCTATATTCAAGTTCTTTTGCTTTCTTTCTCCAAAGTT from Zea mays cultivar B73 chromosome 6, Zm-B73-REFERENCE-NAM-5.0, whole genome shotgun sequence harbors:
- the LOC103630250 gene encoding probable dolichyl pyrophosphate Man9GlcNAc2 alpha-1,3-glucosyltransferase; this encodes MRWTVLSSDLLVFFPAALWFVWAYIKLGVGISGEERREGWMWLLAMVLSSPCLVLIDHGHFQCNCISLGLTLGAIAGVLSRNELVAAALCTLAINHKQFIWAQQRLVQWRPCEWWLSGPPVQAPSRRNGYIRINYYDV